The DNA sequence TGAAGGACTAGTTGAGCCGATTTTCCTTGATGGAAACTGGGTTATTTAACAGCTTGGAGGTAGTATGAGTTTAGAACAGTTTTTACATCGCAAAGTTAATGAATTGTTAATAAACCTTAAGAGTAAGCATATTGAAGTACAAGAAATACATGGTAAAGGGTCTTATTTACGTAGCAAGTGGGAGAAGACATTTGCGAATCATCTGAATGATAGTGAAAAAGTGAAGATATACCTAAACAGTATCGGAGGTTTTTTATGGCATCTTTTTAGCTTTAAGAAGGTGTCGTTTTTACAAGGAGAAGAAGCCGACCTTGTATTTAATAA is a window from the Bacillus sp. SM2101 genome containing:
- a CDS encoding DUF4275 family protein, whose product is MSLEQFLHRKVNELLINLKSKHIEVQEIHGKGSYLRSKWEKTFANHLNDSEKVKIYLNSIGGFLWHLFSFKKVSFLQGEEADLVFNNEPKGTCYIFYQHINLVLLIENAAHICADDFKDEQDVYIVDEHFSWTYVVTHEKGELGPYFSRKE